The Streptomyces europaeiscabiei genome window below encodes:
- a CDS encoding pseudouridine-5'-phosphate glycosidase, with translation MTTHHPLLTITDEVRDALHDGRPVVALESTIISHGMPYPQNVEMATEVERIIRENGAVPATVAVLHGRPRIGLEASDLELLATSPDVAKVSVRDLGHVVARGAHGATTVASTMRLAALARIPVFVTGGIGGVHRGAPATFDISADLTELSASPVAVISAGVKSILDIGLTLETLETLGVPVITYGTDQFPSFYSRTSGHASPLRADSPEEIAAVMRAHWELGGTGGLNIANPIPEADEIPAERIEGIIQQAIAEMEKAGIGGKDATPYLLGKIVELTEGASLRANIALVNNNARLGARIAVAYARK, from the coding sequence ATGACCACCCATCACCCCCTGCTGACGATCACCGACGAGGTCCGCGACGCCCTGCACGACGGCCGCCCGGTCGTCGCTCTGGAGAGCACGATCATCAGCCACGGCATGCCCTACCCCCAGAACGTCGAGATGGCCACCGAGGTCGAGCGGATCATCCGGGAGAACGGCGCTGTCCCCGCCACCGTGGCGGTCCTGCACGGCCGGCCCCGGATCGGCCTTGAGGCTTCCGACCTCGAACTCCTGGCCACCAGCCCCGACGTGGCCAAGGTCAGCGTCCGCGACCTCGGCCACGTCGTCGCCCGCGGTGCCCACGGCGCGACGACGGTGGCCAGCACCATGCGACTCGCGGCGCTCGCCCGGATCCCCGTCTTCGTCACCGGAGGTATCGGCGGCGTACACCGGGGCGCCCCGGCCACCTTCGACATCAGTGCAGACCTCACCGAACTCTCCGCCTCCCCCGTCGCGGTCATCAGCGCCGGGGTGAAGAGCATCCTGGACATCGGGCTGACCCTGGAAACCCTGGAGACGCTCGGCGTCCCGGTGATCACCTACGGCACCGACCAGTTCCCCTCCTTCTACTCCCGGACCAGCGGCCACGCCTCCCCCCTGCGCGCCGACTCCCCCGAGGAGATCGCCGCCGTGATGCGCGCCCACTGGGAACTGGGCGGAACAGGCGGTCTCAACATCGCCAACCCCATCCCCGAGGCCGACGAGATCCCTGCCGAACGCATCGAGGGGATCATCCAACAGGCGATCGCAGAGATGGAGAAGGCGGGTATCGGCGGCAAGGACGCCACCCCGTATCTCCTCGGCAAGATCGTCGAACTCACCGAGGGTGCAAGCCTCCGCGCCAACATCGCCCTGGTCAACAACAACGCCCGTCTGGGCGCTCGCATCGCCGTGGCGTACGCCCGGAAGTAG
- a CDS encoding class I SAM-dependent methyltransferase, giving the protein MDPADFYTGIVADLYGPLKAFSQDPEPYAAFIQQTGMPALELGCGDGDPLLELRRRGLDVDGVDSSADMLERLRRRAEEQDIGVTVFHQRMEALNLPRRYRAIFLAGPTFTLLPDDATALAALRGIRAHLAESGTALVPLFTPTPTPAEQIGQVRTAAAPDGAELRVSVVAEQRDETARTQTTLLRYERHHGSDSNIEERPWIMHWYTREQFEKLATTVGLTVTEVTDPDGKPAPADGTGLLHFRLRAT; this is encoded by the coding sequence GTGGACCCAGCTGACTTCTACACAGGCATCGTCGCAGACCTCTACGGACCGCTGAAGGCCTTCTCTCAGGACCCCGAACCCTACGCAGCCTTCATTCAGCAAACCGGCATGCCGGCACTGGAGTTGGGGTGCGGAGACGGTGATCCCCTGCTCGAACTGCGCCGACGCGGCTTGGACGTCGACGGGGTCGACTCCTCCGCCGACATGCTGGAGCGGCTTCGGCGCCGGGCAGAGGAACAGGACATCGGTGTCACCGTGTTCCACCAGCGCATGGAAGCTCTGAACCTGCCCCGCCGCTACCGGGCGATCTTCCTCGCCGGTCCGACCTTCACCCTGCTCCCCGACGATGCCACAGCGCTCGCCGCCCTGCGCGGCATCCGCGCTCACCTGGCGGAGAGCGGCACCGCCCTGGTGCCCCTGTTCACCCCCACACCGACCCCCGCCGAACAGATCGGTCAAGTTCGCACGGCCGCGGCACCCGACGGCGCCGAACTCCGGGTGTCCGTCGTCGCCGAGCAACGCGACGAGACAGCGCGAACCCAGACGACGCTTCTGCGCTACGAACGCCACCATGGCTCGGACAGCAACATCGAAGAGCGCCCGTGGATCATGCATTGGTACACCCGGGAGCAGTTCGAGAAGCTGGCCACGACCGTCGGCCTGACAGTGACCGAGGTGACGGATCCGGACGGCAAGCCGGCCCCTGCCGATGGCACCGGCCTGCTGCACTTCCGGCTCCGAGCCACCTGA
- a CDS encoding carbohydrate kinase, whose product MMLTQREREILALLRRDPLAGPQALADALGTTRTAVNVHLSNLGKKGAILGRGYIVRQENAVVVVGGANMDHKVRSLAPVTRHTSNPGRSHTSPGGVGRNIAENLARLGTPTHLIAAIGRDPAGESLLRDTQAAGVRTDHVHLSAHPTGTYTAVLDADGDLLVAVADMTATDELSPADLPHIRELVAGATMLVLDGNLATATLNYVADLAKAADVPVVIDPVSVPKAALLGPGIVPERPYFAVTPNKDELRALVNLPVGTDEEILSAAAALHDRGVTHVWVRLGPGGSVLSSAGHGHTFLPAPRTEVVDVTGAGDSMLAAFVHAVLGGAEPVEAARFGHAAAALTVAATATVRPDLSPRLVEDALNHPDGD is encoded by the coding sequence ATGATGCTGACGCAACGGGAGCGCGAGATCCTGGCACTCTTGCGGCGTGACCCTCTGGCCGGGCCTCAGGCGCTGGCCGATGCGTTGGGCACGACCCGCACCGCAGTGAACGTCCACCTCTCCAACCTCGGAAAGAAGGGCGCCATCCTGGGGCGCGGCTACATCGTGCGCCAGGAGAACGCGGTGGTCGTGGTCGGCGGGGCGAACATGGACCACAAGGTGCGCAGTCTGGCACCAGTGACCCGGCACACCAGCAACCCTGGCCGCTCGCACACCAGCCCGGGCGGAGTCGGGCGCAACATCGCCGAGAACCTCGCCCGGCTGGGTACGCCGACCCACCTGATCGCCGCCATCGGCCGGGATCCGGCAGGCGAATCACTGTTGCGCGACACCCAGGCCGCAGGGGTGCGAACCGACCACGTCCACCTCAGCGCCCATCCCACCGGCACCTACACCGCCGTCCTGGACGCGGACGGCGACCTGCTGGTGGCCGTCGCCGACATGACGGCCACGGACGAGCTGTCCCCCGCCGACCTTCCCCACATCCGCGAGCTGGTGGCCGGCGCCACCATGCTGGTGCTGGACGGCAACCTCGCCACGGCGACGCTCAACTATGTCGCCGACCTGGCCAAGGCGGCCGACGTCCCGGTGGTGATCGATCCGGTGAGCGTCCCCAAGGCAGCGCTGCTGGGCCCCGGGATCGTCCCAGAGCGGCCGTACTTCGCCGTCACGCCCAACAAGGACGAGCTCCGGGCACTGGTGAACCTCCCAGTCGGGACCGACGAGGAAATACTGTCCGCCGCCGCCGCACTGCACGACCGGGGTGTCACCCACGTCTGGGTGCGGCTCGGCCCCGGGGGAAGCGTGCTGAGCAGCGCGGGCCACGGTCACACCTTCCTGCCCGCGCCCCGGACCGAGGTCGTGGACGTCACCGGCGCGGGAGACTCCATGCTCGCCGCCTTCGTCCACGCCGTCCTGGGCGGCGCCGAGCCCGTAGAGGCCGCGCGCTTCGGCCATGCCGCCGCCGCGCTGACCGTCGCGGCCACCGCCACCGTACGACCCGACCTGTCCCCGCGCCTCGTCGAGGACGCGTTGAACCACCCTGACGGAGACTGA
- a CDS encoding AAA family ATPase yields the protein MVGTVETRLVVLRGNSASGKSSVAAGMRERFGRGLALVGQDNLRRVVLRERDRPGAANIGLIDLTARYALDAGFHVVVEGILHADRYGDMLARLCADHCGPTHAYYLDVPLAETLARHATKPIADEVDETRLREWFRPRDLLPGGIETVIGADSALEETVGRIMLDTGLADLSALDR from the coding sequence ATGGTGGGCACAGTGGAAACCCGACTGGTCGTGCTGCGTGGCAACTCGGCCTCAGGGAAGTCGTCCGTCGCGGCAGGCATGCGCGAGAGGTTCGGCCGAGGTCTGGCCCTGGTCGGCCAGGACAACCTGCGCCGCGTGGTGCTCCGTGAACGAGACCGGCCGGGAGCGGCGAACATCGGCTTGATCGATCTGACGGCCCGCTACGCCCTGGACGCCGGATTCCACGTCGTCGTCGAAGGCATCCTCCATGCCGACCGCTACGGCGACATGCTCGCCCGGTTGTGCGCCGATCACTGCGGCCCGACCCACGCCTACTACCTCGATGTGCCGCTCGCCGAAACCCTTGCCCGGCACGCAACCAAGCCGATTGCCGACGAAGTCGACGAAACCCGGCTGCGCGAGTGGTTCCGGCCACGCGATCTCCTGCCCGGCGGCATCGAGACTGTCATCGGAGCTGACAGCGCCCTGGAGGAGACCGTCGGCCGCATCATGCTCGACACCGGCCTGGCGGACCTGTCCGCACTGGACCGCTGA